From Gemmatimonadota bacterium, a single genomic window includes:
- a CDS encoding CHAT domain-containing protein — MEHASRHRAPVSATLVVALLGACVSLAAAADPAPGDPSAVTAAEAPFHRIRPGLDELRRLFASRDYALYEERARALLAEASERYGEDSLEAARLMEALAKGTAKRGGDSGPESMARLLRSLRIQEEVLGPDHAAIGPVLQTLASAHRAAGEMDRARAAMSRSLAIRRRHADLDPGALVSSLLSMGGMEDYLAQPESSLVRYHEAAHILRTRLPEKRRTLARMLTNRGIAEMRLGRNDDACRSFEGAEGIFEEECGPASPDLAQALQNHSLALRRAGRPRAAIRVARRSLAIHEASGSGESTLAGRVCVSLANLLLDAQNTDEARGLYERAATLFSDAGHGRSPSMSIILQNLAILHYRTGNARAADSIAQQTRDIVEGAYGPDHERVAPVLSLLSNLAMERGELDRAREYIERSLGLIESARGPDDPDLAIPLVTLGKLLVREGDPAAACASYERSLAFRREANGRLHPNIPGTLLYAAHASAALGDTLRAVSHALEAEGLSRERFRLTIHAFGEGAALRYAASRESGVDAALGVLSTEPGPEVSDALTALAGSRALVMDELARRRRAARVTGAPGAAALADSVADVVTHLAGLTLRGPGGDDAGFMATIEELRRKKERLEIQLGETAPATRLKPGEGTVTDLARALPPETALVSYYRYLPDLQKGAPEYGAFVLCGPGSPPRFVRLGSAAAIDSAVMHWRTRIELGGRGLFERSAERTCREAGSAVRRSIWDPLIRYCPDAREVLIVPDGTLHFISFDALPADSARYLLETGVRTRVLSAERDLLQTKERESPGRGILALGGADYGREEERNTSPRAPVALASGRAATFRGGHTQKPGFASLHFEPLPGTRREADAIAAAWEAPQESSGTRDTATVLHGHDATEEAFRRLAPGTRILHLATHGFFLGGNPCDRGAEDRKAETSAGMSLIENPLLLSGLAFAGANRRADAPPGTDDGILTAEEIATLDLTGVQCAVLSACGTGLGKIHSREGVLGLRRAFRIAGAEAIVMSLWDVEDAATRLWMGHFYDAMLTEELPPAEAARRASLAALARLRKAGRPTHPFDWAGFIVEGPPPRRGAPREGSAGD, encoded by the coding sequence ATGGAACACGCGTCCCGCCACCGCGCACCGGTTTCCGCAACACTTGTCGTGGCACTCCTCGGCGCCTGCGTCTCTCTTGCGGCGGCCGCCGATCCCGCGCCCGGCGACCCCTCCGCAGTCACCGCCGCCGAGGCTCCCTTCCACCGCATCCGCCCCGGGCTGGACGAGTTGCGGCGACTCTTCGCATCGCGGGATTATGCGCTCTATGAAGAGAGGGCGCGCGCGCTTCTCGCCGAGGCCTCGGAGCGCTATGGGGAGGACTCGCTGGAAGCGGCCCGCCTCATGGAGGCTCTGGCGAAAGGGACCGCAAAGCGCGGCGGCGACAGCGGGCCGGAGTCGATGGCGCGACTGCTTCGCTCCCTCCGGATCCAGGAGGAGGTGCTCGGGCCGGACCATGCGGCGATCGGGCCTGTGCTCCAGACGCTGGCTTCCGCTCATCGAGCGGCCGGGGAGATGGATCGGGCGCGGGCGGCGATGTCCCGATCGCTCGCCATCCGACGACGACACGCGGATCTCGATCCCGGGGCGCTGGTCTCCTCCCTCCTCAGCATGGGGGGGATGGAGGATTACCTCGCGCAGCCTGAGTCGTCTCTCGTCCGGTACCACGAGGCCGCGCACATCCTTCGTACCCGCCTTCCGGAGAAGCGACGCACGCTCGCGCGTATGTTGACGAACCGGGGGATTGCCGAGATGCGGCTGGGAAGAAACGACGACGCCTGCCGGAGTTTCGAAGGAGCGGAGGGCATCTTCGAGGAGGAGTGCGGCCCCGCAAGTCCCGACCTTGCGCAGGCGCTCCAGAACCACTCGCTCGCGCTGCGCAGAGCCGGGCGCCCGCGGGCCGCCATTCGCGTTGCCCGCCGCAGCCTCGCCATCCACGAGGCCTCGGGATCGGGAGAGAGCACGCTTGCGGGCAGGGTCTGTGTCTCCCTGGCGAATCTCCTCCTTGATGCGCAAAACACCGACGAAGCACGCGGCCTCTACGAGCGTGCCGCGACCCTCTTCTCCGACGCCGGGCACGGGAGGAGCCCCTCCATGAGCATCATCCTCCAGAACCTCGCCATCCTGCACTATCGAACGGGGAACGCCCGGGCCGCGGACTCCATCGCGCAACAGACCCGCGACATCGTGGAGGGTGCCTACGGGCCCGATCATGAGCGCGTCGCCCCGGTACTCAGTCTGCTCAGCAATCTCGCGATGGAACGCGGCGAGCTGGACCGGGCGCGGGAATACATCGAACGGTCCCTTGGTCTGATCGAAAGCGCACGCGGTCCGGACGATCCGGACCTCGCGATACCGCTGGTGACACTCGGCAAGCTGCTGGTCAGAGAGGGCGACCCGGCTGCCGCCTGCGCTTCCTACGAACGCTCGCTGGCATTCCGGCGCGAGGCCAACGGGCGGCTCCATCCGAACATCCCGGGCACGCTTCTCTACGCGGCGCACGCGAGCGCCGCTCTGGGAGACACGCTGAGGGCGGTTTCCCACGCGCTGGAGGCCGAGGGCCTCTCGCGCGAGCGCTTCCGCCTTACCATCCATGCATTCGGGGAGGGTGCCGCGCTGCGCTATGCCGCCTCGCGGGAATCAGGCGTGGACGCGGCGCTCGGAGTGCTCTCCACCGAACCGGGGCCGGAAGTGTCGGACGCGTTGACGGCGCTCGCCGGTTCCCGTGCGCTCGTGATGGACGAACTCGCCAGGCGAAGACGCGCCGCGCGAGTGACCGGCGCTCCGGGCGCGGCGGCCCTCGCGGATTCTGTCGCGGATGTGGTGACGCACCTCGCGGGACTCACCCTCCGCGGCCCGGGCGGCGACGATGCGGGATTCATGGCCACGATTGAAGAACTCCGCCGGAAGAAAGAACGCCTGGAGATTCAACTCGGCGAAACGGCCCCCGCCACCCGGCTGAAACCCGGTGAGGGGACCGTGACGGATCTCGCCCGTGCGCTCCCGCCAGAGACGGCGCTGGTGTCCTATTACCGGTACCTCCCGGATCTTCAGAAGGGCGCCCCCGAGTACGGCGCGTTTGTCCTCTGTGGACCCGGGAGCCCTCCCCGGTTTGTCCGGCTGGGGTCGGCTGCCGCCATCGATTCCGCCGTCATGCACTGGCGCACCCGGATCGAACTCGGCGGCCGGGGGCTCTTCGAGCGGAGTGCGGAGCGCACCTGCCGGGAAGCGGGGTCCGCGGTCCGCCGGAGTATCTGGGATCCCCTCATCCGCTACTGCCCGGACGCAAGGGAAGTCCTGATCGTGCCGGACGGCACGCTTCATTTCATCTCCTTCGATGCACTGCCTGCCGACAGCGCGAGGTACCTTCTTGAGACTGGCGTGCGCACTCGTGTCCTTTCCGCCGAGCGTGATCTCCTCCAGACGAAGGAACGCGAATCCCCCGGGCGCGGGATCCTCGCACTCGGAGGAGCGGACTACGGCCGGGAGGAAGAGAGGAACACCTCCCCCCGGGCGCCCGTGGCGCTTGCTTCCGGGCGCGCCGCGACCTTCCGGGGCGGGCACACTCAGAAGCCCGGCTTTGCATCGCTGCACTTTGAGCCTCTCCCCGGCACGCGGCGCGAGGCAGACGCCATTGCGGCAGCGTGGGAAGCTCCGCAGGAATCCTCCGGCACCCGGGACACCGCCACCGTGTTGCACGGGCACGACGCCACGGAAGAGGCCTTCCGGCGTCTCGCGCCCGGCACGCGCATCCTTCATCTGGCGACACACGGGTTCTTCCTCGGCGGAAATCCCTGCGACAGAGGTGCCGAAGACCGGAAGGCGGAGACATCAGCCGGAATGAGTCTGATCGAGAACCCCCTTCTCCTCTCCGGACTCGCGTTTGCAGGCGCCAACCGCCGCGCCGATGCGCCCCCCGGTACCGACGACGGCATCCTCACCGCAGAGGAGATCGCCACACTGGATCTCACCGGCGTGCAGTGCGCGGTCCTCTCCGCGTGCGGCACCGGCCTCGGGAAGATTCACTCACGCGAAGGAGTTCTCGGCTTGCGGCGCGCGTTCCGGATCGCGGGAGCCGAGGCGATCGTCATGAGCCTGTGGGATGTCGAGGACGCGGCCACGCGACTCTGGATGGGCCACTTCTACGACGCGATGCTCACCGAAGAACTCCCGCCCGCCGAAGCCGCCCGCCGCGCGAGCCTCGCCGCGCTCGCGAGGCTTCGCAAGGCCGGCCGCCCCACGCATCCCTTCGATTGGGCGGGCTTCATCGTCGAGGGGCCCCCACCGAGGAGGGGCGCTCCGCGCGAAGGCTCCGCAGGCGATTGA
- a CDS encoding ABC-ATPase domain-containing protein: MPRTSSELDELLRRSDGRGYRAYRDIRGRWQFHHFTLHVDHVQGDPFASPSRVRVRVDPAVAALPGWAYEGRSRRVGLENLLARQFARGAASGCGRRGSGKSGLVEIDTPGQEVLSATATRVEDTGLVEARFLVGLPAAGRRVLGREAWAVLGEEVPRIVEAALSFPALDEAAVRRAVETNEDAEFLRAEMVRRGCIAFVADGSVLPRRSGVDERPLSGEAVVPFQSPESLRETITLPNAGEVRGMAVPAGVTLIVGGGFHGKSTLLEALKRGVYNHRPGDGRERVVTDSDAVAIRAEDGRRVEGADISPFIRNLPFGRGTEFFRTENASGSTSQAANIVEALELGARALLVDEDTAATNFMIRDRRMQQLISAEKEPITPFIDRVRALHRDLGVSTVLVIGGCGDYFDEADTVIAMENYAPADVTARAKAIAAEMRAERESEDGGGFGESPARRPDPDSIDPRRGRREVSVKTRGWDTICFGEETMDLSSVEQIVDASQTRAIADALLRVREFARAGGTVAEVVDAVMEGVAADGLDFLGGRKSGGYAEFRRYELAAALNRLRSLRAERPSSVGAPRR, translated from the coding sequence GTGCCGCGTACTTCATCGGAACTGGACGAACTTCTCCGCCGCAGCGACGGACGCGGATACCGTGCCTACCGCGACATCCGCGGTCGCTGGCAGTTCCATCACTTCACGCTTCATGTCGACCATGTTCAGGGCGATCCCTTCGCTTCGCCGAGTCGCGTCCGCGTTCGGGTGGACCCCGCGGTGGCCGCGTTGCCCGGCTGGGCGTACGAAGGACGCAGCCGCCGCGTGGGTCTGGAGAACCTGCTGGCGCGCCAGTTTGCGCGCGGCGCCGCGTCGGGTTGCGGGCGGCGCGGTTCCGGAAAGAGCGGACTGGTGGAGATCGACACCCCCGGACAGGAGGTCCTCTCCGCGACCGCGACGCGGGTGGAGGACACGGGCCTGGTGGAGGCGCGCTTCCTCGTCGGGCTTCCGGCCGCGGGCCGGCGCGTTCTCGGGCGCGAGGCATGGGCCGTTCTTGGTGAAGAGGTTCCGCGCATCGTCGAGGCAGCGCTGAGCTTTCCGGCGCTCGACGAAGCGGCCGTGCGCCGCGCTGTGGAGACGAACGAGGACGCGGAGTTCCTTCGCGCCGAGATGGTTCGTAGAGGCTGTATCGCGTTCGTTGCCGACGGGAGCGTTCTCCCGAGGCGATCCGGCGTGGACGAACGCCCGCTCTCCGGCGAAGCGGTCGTGCCGTTCCAGTCCCCGGAGTCGTTGCGGGAAACCATCACCCTCCCCAACGCCGGGGAAGTGCGCGGGATGGCCGTCCCTGCGGGCGTGACGCTCATCGTGGGTGGCGGCTTTCACGGAAAGTCGACGCTTCTGGAAGCACTCAAGCGCGGCGTCTACAACCATCGCCCCGGCGACGGCCGCGAACGGGTGGTGACGGATTCGGATGCGGTGGCGATCCGCGCCGAAGACGGGCGACGGGTTGAGGGTGCGGACATATCGCCCTTCATCCGGAACTTGCCCTTCGGGCGGGGCACGGAGTTCTTCCGGACCGAGAACGCCTCCGGATCGACTTCGCAGGCCGCGAATATTGTGGAAGCGCTCGAACTCGGCGCGCGAGCCCTCCTGGTGGACGAAGACACGGCGGCTACGAACTTCATGATCCGCGACCGACGGATGCAGCAGCTCATCTCCGCGGAGAAAGAGCCGATCACGCCTTTCATCGACCGGGTTCGAGCGCTGCATCGGGATCTTGGCGTCTCCACCGTGCTGGTGATTGGGGGATGCGGCGACTATTTCGATGAGGCGGACACGGTCATCGCCATGGAGAACTACGCACCCGCCGATGTCACGGCTCGTGCGAAGGCGATTGCGGCGGAGATGCGAGCGGAGCGGGAGTCGGAAGACGGCGGCGGGTTCGGGGAATCACCGGCGCGTCGCCCGGATCCGGACAGCATTGATCCGCGGCGAGGGCGGCGGGAGGTCAGCGTGAAGACGCGCGGTTGGGATACGATCTGCTTCGGCGAGGAGACGATGGATCTCTCGTCGGTGGAGCAGATCGTGGATGCGTCGCAGACGCGCGCGATTGCGGACGCTCTTCTTCGCGTGCGGGAGTTCGCGCGGGCGGGGGGAACCGTAGCGGAGGTTGTAGACGCGGTGATGGAGGGAGTCGCGGCGGACGGGTTGGACTTCCTCGGGGGGCGGAAGTCGGGCGGGTACGCGGAGTTTCGGCGCTATGAACTGGCCGCCGCCCTCAATCGCCTGCGGAGCCTTCGCGCGGAGCGCCCCTCCTCGGTGGGGGCCCCTCGACGATGA